Proteins from a single region of Methanoculleus horonobensis:
- the thiE gene encoding thiamine phosphate synthase codes for MGYDLYVVTDETIGRGRSHVELARLAVAGGADVIQLRDKTLPGRALFDAAVAVREITLDAGALFIMNDRMDVALAAGADGVHLGEGDLPLRHARRLAPPGFIIGASVGSVDAALRAAAAGADYVALSPTFATGSKDDAGPGHGLMTLSGIKAVVSLPLVAIGGITAANVSDVIAAGADGIAVISAVVARDDVTAAARDLRARIVAAKTEGR; via the coding sequence ATGGGATACGACCTCTATGTAGTCACCGACGAGACGATCGGCCGCGGGCGCTCCCATGTGGAACTTGCCCGCCTCGCCGTCGCGGGGGGAGCGGACGTGATCCAGCTCCGCGACAAGACTCTCCCGGGACGGGCGCTCTTCGATGCGGCCGTTGCCGTCCGCGAGATCACCCTTGATGCCGGCGCGCTCTTCATCATGAACGACCGCATGGACGTCGCCCTCGCAGCCGGTGCCGACGGCGTCCACCTCGGCGAGGGCGATCTGCCCCTCAGGCATGCACGGCGGCTCGCCCCGCCGGGGTTCATCATCGGGGCATCGGTCGGGTCGGTCGATGCGGCTCTCCGGGCCGCCGCGGCGGGTGCCGACTACGTGGCGCTCAGCCCGACGTTTGCGACCGGGTCGAAGGACGACGCAGGCCCGGGGCACGGGCTTATGACGCTCTCGGGGATCAAGGCCGTGGTATCCCTCCCGCTCGTCGCGATCGGGGGAATCACCGCGGCAAACGTCTCCGACGTCATCGCCGCGGGGGCGGACGGCATCGCGGTGATCTCGGCGGTCGTCGCCCGGGACGACGTCACCGCCGCCGCCAGGGATCTCCGTGCCCGGATCGTCGCCGCGAAAACGGAAGGCCGTTAA
- the thiM gene encoding hydroxyethylthiazole kinase, whose amino-acid sequence MPDSTNNSSSARFMNGTIPAGLLAAVRSGRPLVHHITNSVTINDCANITISAGAAPVMAEAPEEVAEMVAAAGALVLNIGTLSATQVEAMLIAGRRANDLGIPVVLDPVGVGATRFRTETAQRLLDALDVAVLKGNAGEIGVLAGTGGNVRGVDSGGVTGDPVETARACARSTGTVVSMTGAVDVVTDGSRVYLVKNGNPAMDRLSGTGCMASSVTAAFVAVADDYAVASAAALAAFGLAGERAACGARGPYSFRTGLFDELAGLVTDDLTRGALIEEH is encoded by the coding sequence ATGCCGGACAGCACGAACAACAGTTCATCGGCACGCTTCATGAACGGCACCATCCCCGCCGGCCTCCTTGCCGCCGTGCGATCAGGGCGGCCGCTGGTGCATCATATCACGAACAGCGTCACGATCAACGACTGCGCGAACATAACGATCTCTGCCGGGGCCGCCCCGGTGATGGCCGAGGCGCCCGAGGAGGTCGCCGAGATGGTCGCCGCCGCCGGCGCCCTCGTCCTGAACATCGGGACACTCTCCGCCACGCAGGTCGAGGCCATGCTGATTGCCGGGCGCCGGGCAAACGACCTCGGCATCCCGGTCGTCCTCGACCCGGTCGGCGTTGGGGCGACCCGGTTCCGCACCGAGACCGCCCAAAGACTCCTCGATGCCCTCGATGTCGCCGTCCTGAAGGGTAACGCCGGGGAGATCGGCGTCCTTGCCGGGACGGGCGGGAACGTCCGGGGCGTGGACTCCGGCGGAGTCACGGGGGATCCCGTCGAGACGGCGCGGGCGTGCGCCCGCTCGACCGGAACCGTCGTATCGATGACGGGGGCGGTCGACGTCGTGACCGACGGCAGCAGGGTCTACCTCGTCAAAAACGGCAACCCCGCGATGGACCGGCTCTCGGGGACGGGGTGCATGGCCTCCTCGGTCACCGCGGCGTTCGTCGCGGTCGCGGACGATTACGCGGTCGCGTCGGCCGCGGCGCTCGCGGCCTTCGGCCTTGCCGGGGAGCGGGCGGCCTGTGGGGCACGCGGCCCGTACTCGTTCCGGACGGGGCTCTTCGACGAACTTGCCGGGCTCGTCACTGACGACCTTACCCGGGGAGCACTGATCGAGGAGCACTGA
- the mch gene encoding methenyltetrahydromethanopterin cyclohydrolase, with translation MLSVNRTAMPAVREMIGRRDELGVAVAELEDGATCIDCGVHVPGSYRAGTLFVEICLAGLATAAITMGRVGDVPVPFLHLTVSRPALACLGSQKAGWVLKAGNYSAMASGPARALSLKPKNTYKMLGYRDTSEIGILALEADTLPDEEVTGFIAEKCGIDPENLYVLVAPTRSLVGSVQISGRVVTATLHKLEEKRYDVLRISHAAGRSPIAPVKRTDIEAMGATNDCNIYYGSVSLVAEGYDSVFSTLPSRTSPDYGRPFGRVLKDAGYDFLKIDSLLAFSPAEVTVNDSETGEVHHFGGLNPDVLLESFGVLQNQV, from the coding sequence ATGCTCAGCGTAAACCGCACGGCGATGCCCGCCGTGAGAGAGATGATCGGCCGCCGGGACGAACTCGGGGTGGCGGTTGCAGAGCTGGAGGACGGTGCGACGTGCATCGACTGCGGCGTGCACGTCCCCGGGAGTTACCGGGCGGGCACCCTCTTCGTGGAGATCTGCCTTGCGGGGCTCGCGACGGCGGCGATAACCATGGGCCGGGTCGGCGACGTGCCGGTCCCGTTCCTGCACCTCACCGTGAGCCGTCCTGCTCTCGCGTGCCTGGGGTCGCAGAAGGCGGGATGGGTGCTCAAGGCCGGGAACTACTCCGCGATGGCCTCCGGTCCGGCGCGGGCGCTCTCCTTAAAGCCGAAAAATACCTACAAAATGCTCGGCTACCGCGATACCTCTGAGATCGGCATCCTCGCGCTCGAAGCAGACACCCTGCCCGATGAGGAGGTCACGGGCTTCATCGCGGAGAAGTGCGGCATCGATCCGGAAAACCTCTACGTCCTCGTCGCCCCGACCCGGAGCCTGGTCGGTTCGGTGCAGATCTCCGGGCGGGTCGTCACGGCGACCCTCCACAAACTCGAGGAGAAAAGATACGACGTCCTCCGCATCAGCCACGCGGCGGGCCGATCGCCGATCGCGCCCGTAAAGCGGACCGACATCGAGGCGATGGGGGCGACCAACGACTGCAACATCTACTACGGCTCGGTCTCCCTCGTCGCGGAGGGCTACGATTCTGTCTTTTCGACCCTCCCCTCCCGGACCTCCCCCGACTATGGGAGGCCGTTTGGCCGGGTGCTCAAGGATGCCGGCTACGACTTCCTCAAAATTGACTCGCTGCTTGCCTTCTCGCCGGCGGAGGTCACGGTGAACGATTCGGAGACCGGCGAAGTCCACCATTTCGGGGGCCTGAACCCTGATGTGCTGCTTGAGTCGTTCGGGGTTCTGCAGAATCAGGTATGA
- a CDS encoding 4Fe-4S dicluster domain-containing protein, whose translation MSSDEKKMPKQFPWIIPFSCEGCGDCVEACPTGSIELVDLGRKIDKAWITCPETCVGCGKCADACVVGAVQMTSYVEKALERYREKTTPE comes from the coding sequence ATGAGCAGCGACGAAAAAAAGATGCCTAAACAGTTCCCCTGGATCATCCCCTTCTCGTGCGAGGGGTGCGGCGACTGCGTCGAGGCCTGCCCGACCGGCTCGATCGAGCTCGTGGATCTGGGAAGAAAGATCGACAAGGCCTGGATAACGTGCCCGGAGACCTGCGTCGGCTGCGGGAAGTGCGCCGATGCCTGCGTCGTCGGCGCCGTGCAGATGACTTCCTACGTCGAGAAGGCGCTCGAGCGCTACCGCGAGAAGACGACGCCGGAGTGA
- a CDS encoding pyridoxamine 5'-phosphate oxidase family protein — MTVNLTERMKAWIEAMGCHLCVATPEGVPFVVLGRYAKATANDEVAFALAQDEANLIAPVLSENPRVAFGVSRQGGIRAAYQFKGTGELLRSGEAFDTVAAQANAEKGIDAAAVLLVRLTELYCTKPGYEAGQRLDGMPPEELDAWERQRWKDVPRKRD, encoded by the coding sequence ATGACGGTAAACCTTACAGAGCGAATGAAGGCCTGGATCGAGGCGATGGGCTGCCACCTCTGCGTCGCGACGCCGGAGGGCGTGCCGTTCGTGGTGCTGGGCCGCTACGCAAAGGCGACGGCCAACGATGAGGTGGCGTTCGCGCTTGCACAGGACGAAGCGAATCTGATCGCACCCGTGCTGTCGGAGAACCCCAGAGTGGCGTTCGGCGTCTCGCGCCAGGGGGGTATTCGTGCTGCGTATCAGTTCAAGGGAACCGGGGAACTCCTCCGGTCGGGGGAGGCCTTCGACACGGTCGCAGCACAGGCAAACGCGGAGAAAGGGATTGACGCGGCAGCGGTGCTTCTCGTCCGCCTGACCGAACTCTACTGCACGAAGCCCGGCTACGAGGCCGGGCAGAGGCTCGACGGCATGCCGCCGGAGGAACTCGACGCCTGGGAGCGGCAGCGCTGGAAGGACGTGCCGAGAAAGAGGGACTGA
- a CDS encoding pyridoxamine 5'-phosphate oxidase family protein encodes MVKFTKEMREALRVPGKGGSLIYLCTSSRDGNPNIAAMRFVATHMDDKILIADMFLLKTKANIKENPEVAVTICHPLDEGRWWVFKGKAVDMEYGFPRDFDWYGANATDILNEWGNWNKAEPPDEVPPDIVFPKAVQRGVVVVHVEEAYSIEPGHVGEKVLTG; translated from the coding sequence ATGGTGAAGTTTACGAAGGAGATGAGAGAAGCCCTGCGGGTTCCCGGCAAGGGAGGGAGCCTGATCTACCTCTGCACGTCGAGCAGGGACGGCAACCCGAACATCGCCGCGATGCGGTTCGTCGCCACCCACATGGACGACAAGATCCTGATCGCCGATATGTTCCTCTTGAAGACGAAGGCGAACATCAAGGAGAACCCCGAGGTCGCGGTCACGATCTGCCACCCGCTCGACGAGGGGCGGTGGTGGGTCTTCAAAGGTAAGGCCGTGGACATGGAGTACGGGTTCCCGCGCGATTTCGACTGGTACGGCGCGAACGCGACGGATATCCTGAACGAGTGGGGGAACTGGAACAAGGCCGAGCCGCCGGATGAGGTGCCGCCGGACATCGTCTTCCCGAAAGCCGTCCAGCGCGGGGTCGTGGTCGTGCACGTCGAGGAGGCCTACTCCATCGAGCCGGGGCACGTGGGAGAGAAGGTTCTAACGGGGTGA
- a CDS encoding (Fe-S)-binding protein codes for MAFDLSKCDFSRCRGECLVRCPYVSYGEDDAKTAMKSLIEGERHPILKECITCAACNDFCPTGADPWDLIAQRQEETGVLGIPADAKPSSDWLTKPATVIRRGRPGGPLISAGGIYEVVPQAEFLTGQVFEEATIIGGGPYACGFTETHLGRASRPLKNLPQFIENLAKAAEEFGVDEIVFTHDACYNVATTIATQQGIEVPFRPVHILEHIRNWLRDHPDRIRNPLGISVAVQGGCTTRYAPRGGDREVWSDWLADIFGMIGVESVEEKRTYTGDDRLCCGCGIFHTQHERAVDIQRKNIGDAAEAGAEELVFICPACISVMRATCRKMEIEPIYITQLVKQALGEELGPAGTAAFGYPVK; via the coding sequence ATGGCATTTGATCTATCGAAATGCGACTTTTCCCGCTGCAGGGGAGAATGTCTCGTCCGCTGCCCGTACGTATCCTATGGAGAGGACGATGCAAAGACCGCCATGAAATCCCTGATAGAGGGTGAACGCCACCCGATCCTGAAGGAGTGCATCACCTGTGCGGCATGCAATGACTTCTGCCCCACGGGCGCCGACCCGTGGGATCTCATTGCACAGCGGCAGGAGGAGACGGGCGTTCTCGGCATTCCTGCAGACGCAAAGCCGTCGAGCGACTGGCTGACGAAGCCGGCGACGGTCATCAGGAGGGGAAGACCGGGCGGCCCGCTGATCTCGGCCGGTGGGATTTACGAGGTGGTGCCCCAGGCGGAGTTCCTCACGGGACAGGTCTTTGAGGAGGCAACCATCATCGGGGGCGGGCCGTACGCGTGCGGGTTTACCGAGACCCACCTCGGCCGGGCGTCCCGGCCGCTGAAGAACCTCCCGCAGTTCATCGAGAACCTCGCGAAAGCGGCCGAAGAGTTCGGGGTCGACGAGATCGTCTTCACCCACGACGCCTGCTACAACGTGGCGACGACCATCGCGACGCAGCAGGGGATCGAGGTGCCGTTCCGGCCGGTCCATATCCTCGAGCACATCAGGAACTGGCTGCGCGACCACCCCGACCGGATCAGGAATCCGCTCGGGATCAGCGTCGCGGTGCAGGGCGGCTGCACGACGCGCTACGCGCCGAGAGGCGGGGACCGCGAGGTCTGGTCGGACTGGCTCGCCGATATCTTCGGGATGATCGGTGTAGAGTCCGTCGAGGAGAAGCGGACGTACACGGGAGATGACCGGCTCTGCTGCGGGTGCGGAATCTTCCACACCCAGCACGAGCGAGCGGTCGATATCCAGCGTAAAAACATCGGCGATGCCGCCGAAGCCGGCGCCGAAGAACTCGTCTTCATCTGCCCGGCCTGCATCTCCGTGATGCGGGCGACCTGCCGGAAGATGGAGATCGAACCGATTTACATCACCCAGCTCGTGAAACAGGCGCTGGGCGAGGAACTCGGCCCTGCCGGAACCGCCGCGTTCGGGTATCCGGTGAAGTAG
- a CDS encoding Mrp/NBP35 family ATP-binding protein encodes MAETDNTTKDAGQQQKNPFEKVSVSVKHVILVLSGKGGVGKSTVAANLAMALANHGYQTGLLDLDIHGPNIPKMLGIEETKLTSTNGTRIEPVYVVPALGVVSMAFLLPDKSTPVIWRGPMKMQVIKQFLTDVDWGDLDYLVVDLPPGTGDEALSIIQLAPNVAGAVIVTTPQEVAVLDSTKAVKFVEKMGIKVLGIVENMSGMVCPHCGKEIDLFGQGGGKKAAGDLDVPYLGNIPLDPDMRKAGDEGRPFIVRRPGMGADNSTWRHVDDVMQAVLHSIGEAH; translated from the coding sequence ATGGCAGAAACAGACAATACAACGAAGGATGCTGGACAGCAGCAGAAAAACCCGTTTGAAAAGGTTTCCGTGAGCGTCAAGCACGTCATCCTGGTGCTGAGCGGAAAGGGGGGCGTCGGGAAGAGCACGGTAGCCGCGAACCTTGCAATGGCGCTTGCGAACCACGGCTACCAGACGGGCCTTCTCGATCTCGATATCCACGGCCCCAACATCCCCAAGATGCTGGGCATCGAGGAGACCAAACTCACGTCGACGAACGGCACGAGGATCGAACCGGTATACGTGGTGCCGGCACTCGGCGTCGTCTCGATGGCGTTTCTCCTGCCGGATAAGAGCACTCCCGTCATCTGGCGCGGCCCCATGAAGATGCAGGTCATCAAACAGTTCCTCACGGATGTTGACTGGGGAGACCTGGACTACCTCGTGGTGGATCTGCCACCGGGCACGGGAGACGAGGCGTTATCGATCATCCAGCTTGCCCCGAACGTTGCCGGTGCCGTTATTGTTACGACGCCGCAGGAGGTTGCCGTACTCGACTCGACAAAGGCCGTAAAATTCGTCGAGAAGATGGGTATCAAGGTTCTCGGGATAGTCGAGAACATGAGTGGGATGGTCTGCCCCCACTGCGGCAAGGAGATCGACCTCTTCGGACAGGGTGGGGGGAAGAAGGCCGCAGGGGATCTCGACGTGCCGTACCTCGGCAATATCCCTCTGGACCCCGATATGCGCAAAGCCGGTGACGAAGGGCGCCCTTTCATCGTCCGGCGTCCGGGAATGGGTGCGGATAACTCCACATGGAGGCACGTGGACGATGTCATGCAGGCGGTTCTCCACAGTATCGGAGAGGCACATTAG
- a CDS encoding PAS domain S-box protein, translating into MYRCFDELNDAVAILGRDNTVVRLNRSFQETFGIGDDAARGMEIDDLIARHLAPLSEESGSAGRIIEALRNREEVAHETCRMRTSTGEVRRFSFSCRAISGESCAGERLARFREITFGCSQERARVGVETVFATVGELVPYGLWVCGPDGNVLYLSASFLELLGRTMEECRDKGWLECIRLEDAAAARADWRRCLDAGCRWNRELRLLGVDGEQHTILSRGAPVRDGSGSIVFWAGINLDITAREEAERLTAVRAAQQGAIADLGRLALAGAEPPELMDAVVRVVAERLGVEYAKVLRYLPDEDLFILEAAVGFSGVRIGTERVNGGTDSQAGYTLLSHEPVIVEDFDAETRFRGPALLRREEIMSGISVIIQGDEAPYGVLGAHTRTLRRFTRDDINFVQAAANVLAQGIKRKAAEEALGKSEEKFREIAQRSFDMIYTCYHDRGITYISPAVTRILGFTPAELIGCKCRDYVTPVSLAAWEEGQKKMARGESIEGLEVEFRRKNGTTAFVELNESPIVEDGKVVGVQAVGRDVTERKQSEQLNRQAFEQIGRNIEQFAVLGDHIRQPLQVILGMADLADDTKTSTVIHDQVERINEYIRQLDRGWVESREVRAFLRRHDRE; encoded by the coding sequence GTGTACCGCTGCTTTGACGAACTCAACGATGCCGTCGCCATCCTTGGCCGGGACAATACCGTTGTGCGGCTGAACCGATCGTTTCAGGAGACGTTCGGGATCGGCGATGATGCTGCCCGCGGCATGGAGATAGACGACCTCATCGCCCGCCACCTTGCACCACTCTCCGAGGAGAGCGGCTCTGCCGGGAGGATAATCGAAGCGCTCCGGAACCGGGAGGAGGTGGCGCACGAGACCTGTCGGATGCGAACCTCCACCGGCGAGGTGCGCCGCTTCTCGTTCTCGTGCCGGGCGATCTCCGGCGAGTCCTGCGCCGGGGAGAGGCTTGCACGGTTCCGGGAGATCACTTTTGGATGCAGTCAGGAGAGGGCACGGGTCGGGGTCGAGACGGTCTTTGCCACCGTCGGAGAACTGGTGCCCTACGGCCTCTGGGTATGCGGGCCGGACGGCAACGTACTCTATCTCTCCGCCTCGTTCCTCGAACTGCTGGGGAGGACGATGGAAGAATGCCGGGATAAGGGATGGCTGGAATGCATCCGGCTCGAGGACGCGGCAGCGGCACGTGCGGACTGGAGACGGTGCCTCGATGCCGGGTGCCGGTGGAACCGCGAACTCAGGCTTCTGGGCGTCGACGGGGAGCAGCACACCATCCTCTCCCGGGGGGCTCCTGTCCGGGACGGGAGCGGCAGCATCGTCTTCTGGGCAGGGATCAACCTCGATATCACCGCGAGAGAAGAGGCCGAACGGCTCACTGCCGTCCGGGCGGCGCAGCAGGGGGCCATCGCAGATCTCGGCCGACTCGCTCTTGCAGGGGCGGAGCCTCCCGAGCTGATGGACGCCGTTGTCCGGGTGGTGGCGGAGCGCCTGGGGGTCGAGTACGCCAAAGTGCTCCGCTACCTGCCCGATGAGGATCTCTTCATCCTCGAGGCGGCGGTGGGGTTCAGCGGGGTCCGGATCGGTACCGAGAGAGTGAACGGGGGAACCGATTCCCAGGCGGGATACACCCTTCTCTCCCACGAACCGGTGATCGTCGAAGACTTCGACGCCGAGACCCGGTTCCGGGGCCCGGCCCTCCTGCGGAGGGAGGAGATCATGAGCGGCATCAGCGTCATCATCCAGGGTGACGAGGCGCCGTACGGGGTGCTCGGCGCCCATACCCGGACCCTGCGCAGGTTCACCCGGGACGACATCAACTTCGTTCAGGCGGCCGCGAACGTCCTGGCACAGGGGATCAAGCGAAAGGCAGCCGAAGAGGCGCTCGGCAAAAGCGAGGAGAAGTTCCGCGAGATAGCGCAACGGAGTTTCGACATGATCTACACCTGCTATCATGACCGGGGGATCACCTACATCTCTCCGGCCGTGACCCGGATCCTCGGCTTCACCCCCGCCGAACTCATCGGCTGCAAGTGCCGTGACTACGTCACTCCCGTATCGCTCGCCGCATGGGAGGAGGGGCAGAAGAAGATGGCGAGAGGCGAATCGATCGAGGGGCTCGAGGTCGAGTTCCGCCGGAAAAACGGGACAACAGCCTTCGTCGAGTTGAACGAATCCCCGATCGTGGAGGACGGGAAGGTGGTCGGCGTCCAGGCGGTGGGAAGGGACGTCACCGAACGGAAACAGAGCGAGCAACTTAACCGGCAGGCGTTCGAGCAGATCGGGCGCAACATCGAGCAGTTCGCCGTCCTCGGCGATCACATACGCCAGCCCCTGCAGGTGATCCTCGGCATGGCCGACCTGGCCGACGATACGAAGACATCGACGGTCATCCACGACCAGGTCGAGCGGATCAACGAGTACATCAGGCAGCTGGATCGGGGATGGGTGGAGTCGCGCGAAGTTCGTGCGTTCCTCAGGCGGCACGACCGGGAGTGA
- a CDS encoding thiamine S protein: protein MLCRFTLIPDGRVLVYRGQPGDTYETALHSFGLNPDTALIFRRGRSVPQDEEITEEEAGIFLASSRG from the coding sequence ATGCTCTGTCGGTTCACCCTTATCCCGGACGGTCGTGTGCTGGTCTACCGCGGGCAGCCGGGCGACACGTATGAGACCGCCCTCCACTCCTTCGGGCTCAACCCGGATACGGCGCTGATATTCCGCCGCGGACGGAGCGTCCCGCAGGACGAAGAAATAACGGAGGAAGAAGCCGGGATCTTCCTGGCCTCTTCACGCGGGTGA
- the thsA gene encoding thermosome subunit alpha, whose protein sequence is MLAGQPIIILRDNVERTRGFEAQRSNIMAAKAIAAAVRTTLGPRGMDKMLVSSSGDVVITNDGATILHEMSVQHPGGKLVVEVAETQDDEVGDGTTTATVIVGSLMEEAEALLAQEVHPTIIANGYRLGMEKALSILEELAVAISADDRDNLIKLAGTAMTGKSIEAIKDQISSIVVDAVRQVATETEQGIYTVDEDDIKIKKQVGDSMDDAELIRGVVIDKKRVFEQMPDAVTDAKVALLAQPLEITKTQVKSKIKITSSDQMKAFSEQERESLRKLADQIVAAGANVVLCQKGIADAVQYYLAKHGVYAVEDVKEADMKFAARALCGSIVNKPEELTEETLGHAEAAEEIPDTDLTVISGCENPKAVTILLRGTSQLLLDELERAVYDAARVIQDAIEDGKFVVGGGSVETELQLRIREYAATVGGRAQLAIEAFANAFEVIPRTLAENSGFDTIDKVVALRKAHADGAKYAGLNVYTGEIVDMFEAGVIEPQRVKTQAIKSATETAMLLVRVDDMMITQTGRPAAQ, encoded by the coding sequence ATGCTTGCTGGACAGCCCATCATTATTTTGCGGGACAATGTTGAGCGCACTCGTGGATTCGAGGCGCAGCGCTCGAATATCATGGCTGCAAAGGCAATTGCGGCCGCCGTTAGGACGACGCTCGGTCCCAGGGGAATGGACAAGATGCTGGTCAGCTCCAGCGGTGACGTGGTGATCACGAACGATGGGGCAACCATCCTGCACGAGATGTCCGTGCAGCACCCCGGCGGTAAGCTGGTCGTTGAGGTTGCGGAGACCCAGGACGACGAGGTCGGCGACGGCACCACGACCGCGACCGTGATCGTCGGATCCCTCATGGAAGAGGCGGAGGCGCTGCTCGCACAGGAGGTGCACCCCACCATCATCGCGAACGGCTACCGGCTCGGCATGGAGAAGGCTCTTTCGATCCTCGAGGAACTGGCCGTCGCCATCAGTGCCGACGACCGGGATAACCTCATCAAACTCGCCGGAACCGCCATGACCGGAAAGTCCATCGAAGCGATCAAAGACCAGATATCCAGCATCGTGGTGGACGCGGTGCGGCAGGTCGCGACCGAGACCGAACAGGGCATCTACACCGTGGACGAGGACGACATCAAGATCAAGAAGCAGGTCGGCGACTCGATGGACGACGCCGAGCTGATCCGGGGTGTCGTCATCGACAAGAAGCGCGTCTTCGAGCAGATGCCTGATGCGGTCACGGACGCTAAAGTCGCTCTCCTCGCCCAGCCGCTCGAGATCACGAAGACCCAGGTGAAGTCGAAGATCAAGATCACCTCCTCCGACCAGATGAAGGCGTTCTCCGAGCAGGAGCGCGAGTCCCTCCGGAAACTCGCCGACCAGATCGTTGCCGCCGGCGCGAATGTCGTCCTCTGCCAGAAGGGGATCGCCGATGCCGTGCAATACTACCTGGCCAAGCACGGCGTCTACGCCGTAGAAGACGTGAAAGAGGCCGACATGAAGTTCGCCGCAAGAGCACTCTGCGGCAGTATCGTCAACAAGCCCGAGGAACTCACCGAGGAGACGCTCGGCCACGCCGAGGCAGCCGAGGAGATCCCCGACACCGACCTGACGGTCATCTCCGGATGCGAAAACCCGAAGGCCGTCACGATCCTCCTGCGGGGCACCTCCCAGCTCCTGCTTGACGAACTCGAGCGGGCGGTCTACGACGCAGCCCGGGTCATCCAGGATGCCATCGAGGACGGCAAGTTCGTCGTCGGCGGCGGATCGGTCGAGACCGAACTGCAACTCCGCATCCGCGAGTACGCCGCAACCGTCGGTGGCCGGGCCCAGCTCGCCATCGAAGCGTTTGCGAACGCATTCGAGGTCATCCCGAGGACGCTCGCGGAGAACTCCGGGTTCGACACCATCGACAAGGTCGTCGCTCTCCGGAAGGCCCACGCCGACGGCGCGAAGTACGCCGGGCTCAACGTCTACACCGGCGAGATCGTCGACATGTTCGAGGCCGGGGTCATCGAACCGCAGCGGGTAAAGACCCAGGCGATCAAGAGCGCGACCGAGACGGCCATGCTCCTTGTCCGCGTCGACGATATGATGATCACCCAGACCGGAAGACCGGCCGCACAATAA
- a CDS encoding orotate phosphoribosyltransferase-like protein, producing the protein MSALEELITKAKALQAEGHTPGQISDELGLSMETVTWLLTQQKGMEAPKDVHIDWAAVGSHGMLLNDMAMMMLKRFLYLAEGSVARAVDDLPDTVVGIAPSGAPLATLIAAEEGLKLAVYLPAKHSRSETPTGSLSGTFSTITGQRCIIVDDVVTTGTTLSETIAFLRQHGATPMAVWSLFDKRGVREVDGVPVHSLFVISRLG; encoded by the coding sequence ATGTCCGCGCTCGAAGAGCTGATAACGAAGGCAAAAGCCCTCCAGGCTGAGGGGCACACCCCCGGCCAGATCTCCGACGAGCTGGGTCTCTCGATGGAGACGGTCACCTGGCTGCTCACCCAGCAGAAGGGCATGGAAGCCCCGAAAGACGTCCATATCGACTGGGCGGCGGTAGGGAGCCACGGCATGCTCTTAAACGACATGGCGATGATGATGCTCAAACGCTTCCTCTACCTGGCGGAAGGAAGCGTCGCACGTGCCGTCGACGACCTTCCCGATACGGTCGTCGGCATCGCGCCGTCGGGCGCACCGCTCGCCACCCTCATCGCCGCGGAGGAGGGGCTGAAACTCGCGGTCTACCTCCCGGCGAAGCACAGCCGGAGCGAGACGCCTACCGGGTCGCTATCGGGCACCTTCTCCACGATCACCGGACAGCGGTGCATCATCGTCGACGACGTCGTTACGACCGGGACAACGCTCTCCGAGACGATAGCGTTCCTCCGGCAGCACGGGGCCACGCCGATGGCGGTCTGGTCGCTCTTCGACAAGCGGGGCGTCCGGGAGGTCGACGGGGTTCCGGTTCACTCGCTCTTCGTGATCTCGAGGCTCGGGTGA
- a CDS encoding NOB1 family endonuclease has product MTLVLDASVFFAEIPLEGPIATTSSVVAELADTHAKCRFEVLMAAGLAVREPRGEDLARVDAAALRTGDSGVLSGTDREILALALELSAVLVTDDFAVQNVAHRLGIETQSIRQRPARPIRWRYRCSGCGRYWKEPGDCPICGASIKRKLK; this is encoded by the coding sequence ATGACGCTTGTCCTCGATGCCTCGGTCTTTTTTGCGGAGATCCCCCTCGAGGGGCCGATCGCGACCACCTCGTCGGTCGTCGCGGAGCTCGCCGACACCCACGCGAAATGCCGGTTCGAGGTGCTCATGGCAGCGGGGCTCGCCGTCCGGGAGCCGCGCGGGGAAGATCTGGCACGGGTGGACGCGGCCGCACTCCGGACGGGAGATAGCGGGGTGCTCTCCGGAACCGACCGGGAGATCCTTGCGCTCGCGCTGGAACTCTCGGCCGTCCTGGTCACCGACGACTTCGCCGTCCAGAACGTCGCCCACCGTCTCGGCATCGAGACACAAAGTATCAGGCAACGGCCCGCCCGGCCGATCCGGTGGCGCTACCGGTGCAGTGGGTGCGGCCGGTACTGGAAGGAACCGGGAGACTGCCCGATCTGCGGCGCATCAATCAAAAGAAAACTTAAATAA